A region of Vigna radiata var. radiata cultivar VC1973A chromosome 10, Vradiata_ver6, whole genome shotgun sequence DNA encodes the following proteins:
- the LOC106776241 gene encoding aspartic proteinase A1 isoform X2 — MGSMSNVIVFCFCLWTLFFYLASSAPNDGLRRIGLKKIKLDGDDVMRFKELRKNVLQNILRGADGADIVALKNYLDAQYYGEIAIGTPPQTFTVIFDTGSSNLWVPSSKCYLSLACYTHAKYKSSKSSTYTENGTSAAIQYGSGSISGFFSNDNVRVGDVVVNXQAFIXATREPGVTFVAAKFDGILGLGFQEIXVGNAVPVWYNMVEQGLVKDPXFSFWXNRKPEEENXGEIVFGGADSAHYRGKHTYVPVTRKGYWQFDMGEVLIAGKPTGFCASDCSAIADSGTSLLAGPTTIITEINQAIGASGVVSKQCKSVVEQYGQTILELLLAEEKPKKICSQIGLCSFDGTRSVSMGIESVLDKVERESSGGIRGAACSTCEMAVIWIQNQLRQNQTEEQIIDYVNGLCDKLPSPMGQSSVDCGQISSMPIVSFTIGGKVFDLSPNEYILKVGEGPQAQCISGFIALDVPPPRGPLWILGDIFMGPYHTIFDYGQQRVGFAEAA, encoded by the exons ATGGGAAGCATGTCAAATGTGATCGTCTTCTGTTTCTGTCTCTGGACCCTCTTCTTTTATCTGGCGTCGTCTGCACCCAACGATGGCTTGCGCCGGATTGGACTGAAAAAGATCAAATTGGATGGCGATGACGTTATGCGGTTTAAGGAATTGAGAAAGAACGTTCTTCAGAACATTCTTCGCGGCGCTGACGGCGCCGATATTGTTGCGCTGAAGAACTACTTGGATGCTCAGTACTATGGTGAAATAGCCATTGGCACCCCTCCTCAGACGTTCACTGTGATTTTTGACACCGGTAGCTCTAATTTGTGGGTGCCGTCTTCTAAATGTTACCTCTCG CTTGCATGTTACACGCATGCTAAGTACAAGTCCAGCAAATCCAGTACCTACACGGAAAATG GGACTTCTGCTGCAATTCAATACGGTAGTGGAAGTATTTCTGGTTTCTTTAGCAATGACAATGTCAGAGTTGGAGACGTAGTTGTAAATAANC AGGCATTTATTGANGCAACTAGAGAACCTGGAGTTACATTTGTGGCAGCTAAGTTTGATGGTATACTAGGACTTGGATTTCAAGAGATCTNAGTGGGAAATGCTGTTCCAGTGTG GTACAATATGGTTGAACAAGGTCTTGTAAAGGATCCANTATTTTCATTTTGGNTAAATCGTAAACCAGAAGAAGAGAATGNGGGTGAGATTGTTTTTGGTGGTGCTGATTCTGCTCACTACAGGGGCAAACATACTTATGTGCCAGTGACAAGAAAAGGATACTGGCAG TTTGACATGGGAGAGGTGCTTATTGCCGGTAAACCCACTG GGTTCTGTGCTAGTGACTGTTCTGCCATTGCGGACTCTGGAACTTCTTTGTTGGCTGGTCCAACG ACTATAATTACTGAGATAAATCAAGCAATCGGAGCATCTGGAGTTGTAAGCAAACAGTGCAAGTCTGTTGTGGAACAGTATGGACAAACAATCTTGGAATTGCTCTTGGCTGAA GAAAAGCCCAAAAAGATCTGCTCACAAATTGGATTGTGTTCCTTTGATGGGACTCGTTCTGTTAG CATGGGCATTGAGAGTGTGTTGGATAAGGTCGAAAGAGAATCATCTGGTGGCATTCGGGGTGCTGCTTGTTCAACATGTGAGATGGCTGTTATTTGGATTCAAAACCAGCTGAGGCAGAACCAGACAGAAGAGCAGATAATAGATTATGTCAATGGG CTTTGTGATAAGTTGCCCAGCCCAATGGGACAATCATCCGTTGATTGTGGACAAATCTCTTCAATGCCTATTGTTTCCTTTACTATTGGTGGAAAAGTTTTTGACCTTTCCCCAAATGAG TATATACTGAAGGTGGGAGAAGGTCCCCAAGCCCAATGCATCAGTGGCTTCATTGCTTTGGATGTGCCTCCTCCTCGTGGCCCTCTATG GATCCTTGGAGATATCTTCATGGGGCCCTATCACACCATCTTTGATTATGGTCAGCAGAGAGTCGGGTTTGCTGAAGCAGCATAG
- the LOC106776241 gene encoding aspartic proteinase A1 isoform X1 has product MGSMSNVIVFCFCLWTLFFYLASSAPNDGLRRIGLKKIKLDGDDVMRFKELRKNVLQNILRGADGADIVALKNYLDAQYYGEIAIGTPPQTFTVIFDTGSSNLWVPSSKCYLSLACYTHAKYKSSKSSTYTENGTSAAIQYGSGSISGFFSNDNVRVGDVVVNXQAFIXATREPGVTFVAAKFDGILGLGFQEIXVGNAVPVWYNMVEQGLVKDPXFSFWXNRKPEEENXGEIVFGGADSAHYRGKHTYVPVTRKGYWQFDMGEVLIAGKPTGFCASDCSAIADSGTSLLAGPTTIITEINQAIGASGVVSKQCKSVVEQYGQTILELLLAEEKPKKICSQIGLCSFDGTRSVRGSNFPSSMGIESVLDKVERESSGGIRGAACSTCEMAVIWIQNQLRQNQTEEQIIDYVNGLCDKLPSPMGQSSVDCGQISSMPIVSFTIGGKVFDLSPNEYILKVGEGPQAQCISGFIALDVPPPRGPLWILGDIFMGPYHTIFDYGQQRVGFAEAA; this is encoded by the exons ATGGGAAGCATGTCAAATGTGATCGTCTTCTGTTTCTGTCTCTGGACCCTCTTCTTTTATCTGGCGTCGTCTGCACCCAACGATGGCTTGCGCCGGATTGGACTGAAAAAGATCAAATTGGATGGCGATGACGTTATGCGGTTTAAGGAATTGAGAAAGAACGTTCTTCAGAACATTCTTCGCGGCGCTGACGGCGCCGATATTGTTGCGCTGAAGAACTACTTGGATGCTCAGTACTATGGTGAAATAGCCATTGGCACCCCTCCTCAGACGTTCACTGTGATTTTTGACACCGGTAGCTCTAATTTGTGGGTGCCGTCTTCTAAATGTTACCTCTCG CTTGCATGTTACACGCATGCTAAGTACAAGTCCAGCAAATCCAGTACCTACACGGAAAATG GGACTTCTGCTGCAATTCAATACGGTAGTGGAAGTATTTCTGGTTTCTTTAGCAATGACAATGTCAGAGTTGGAGACGTAGTTGTAAATAANC AGGCATTTATTGANGCAACTAGAGAACCTGGAGTTACATTTGTGGCAGCTAAGTTTGATGGTATACTAGGACTTGGATTTCAAGAGATCTNAGTGGGAAATGCTGTTCCAGTGTG GTACAATATGGTTGAACAAGGTCTTGTAAAGGATCCANTATTTTCATTTTGGNTAAATCGTAAACCAGAAGAAGAGAATGNGGGTGAGATTGTTTTTGGTGGTGCTGATTCTGCTCACTACAGGGGCAAACATACTTATGTGCCAGTGACAAGAAAAGGATACTGGCAG TTTGACATGGGAGAGGTGCTTATTGCCGGTAAACCCACTG GGTTCTGTGCTAGTGACTGTTCTGCCATTGCGGACTCTGGAACTTCTTTGTTGGCTGGTCCAACG ACTATAATTACTGAGATAAATCAAGCAATCGGAGCATCTGGAGTTGTAAGCAAACAGTGCAAGTCTGTTGTGGAACAGTATGGACAAACAATCTTGGAATTGCTCTTGGCTGAA GAAAAGCCCAAAAAGATCTGCTCACAAATTGGATTGTGTTCCTTTGATGGGACTCGTTCTGTTAG GGGTTCCAATTTTCCCTCTAGCATGGGCATTGAGAGTGTGTTGGATAAGGTCGAAAGAGAATCATCTGGTGGCATTCGGGGTGCTGCTTGTTCAACATGTGAGATGGCTGTTATTTGGATTCAAAACCAGCTGAGGCAGAACCAGACAGAAGAGCAGATAATAGATTATGTCAATGGG CTTTGTGATAAGTTGCCCAGCCCAATGGGACAATCATCCGTTGATTGTGGACAAATCTCTTCAATGCCTATTGTTTCCTTTACTATTGGTGGAAAAGTTTTTGACCTTTCCCCAAATGAG TATATACTGAAGGTGGGAGAAGGTCCCCAAGCCCAATGCATCAGTGGCTTCATTGCTTTGGATGTGCCTCCTCCTCGTGGCCCTCTATG GATCCTTGGAGATATCTTCATGGGGCCCTATCACACCATCTTTGATTATGGTCAGCAGAGAGTCGGGTTTGCTGAAGCAGCATAG
- the LOC106774896 gene encoding mitogen-activated protein kinase kinase kinase 17-like — translation MDWTRGHMLGRGSTAAVYIAESRRSGQVFAVKSAELHRSEFLQREEMILSTLKCPHIVAYQGFDTTFENGVYWFNMFMEYAPHGTLAERGGGMDEAVVGSYTRQILQGLHYLHSSGIVHCDVKGQNVLVTEKGVKIADLGCARRVGEVSVIAGTPAFMSPEVARGEQQGFPADVWALGCTVLEMITGKPPWHGGGDPAGVVYRIGFSDELPEIPSCVSEQGRDFLGKCLRRDPNERWSVEELLGHGFVKECTELKLLLLDSDTPTGVLERGFWDSLETTEHGARDCPSPTDRIRSLFSDEPLWVWKNDDDNDDEQWVTVRSNEFHEELSFHKTDTTFNMVSDEETGFVTLCEPKIVVEFSRWNAITCDDCYLRGRNCDCRCRESLLSVCVSVVIVLHEKFDSPQMGIFIFIMHCFLLLFSLSLSISTLFIFITII, via the coding sequence ATGGACTGGACTCGAGGCCACATGCTCGGCCGTGGTTCCACCGCGGCCGTCTACATCGCCGAGTCCCGCCGATCCGGTCAAGTCTTTGCCGTCAAGTCGGCAGAGCTACACCGGTCGGAATTCCTCCAAAGGGAGGAGATGATTCTTTCCACTCTCAAGTGTCCTCATATTGTTGCGTACCAAGGTTTTGACACCACGTTTGAGAACGGTGTTTACTGGTTCAACATGTTCATGGAATACGCGCCTCACGGGACGCTGGCAGAGCGCGGTGGTGGCATGGACGAAGCGGTGGTGGGATCCTATACCCGCCAAATTCTGCAGGGGCTGCACTACCTCCACTCCAGTGGGATAGTGCATTGCGACGTGAAGGGGCAGAATGTGTTGGTGACGGAGAAGGGAGTGAAAATTGCGGACTTGGGCTGTGCTCGGAGGGTGGGGGAGGTGTCGGTCATCGCCGGCACGCCGGCGTTCATGTCTCCTGAGGTAGCGCGTGGGGAGCAGCAGGGGTTCCCTGCTGACGTGTGGGCTCTGGGGTGCACAGTGCTGGAGATGATCACCGGGAAGCCACCGTGGCACGGCGGCGGAGACCCGGCGGGAGTGGTTTACAGGATCGGATTCTCCGATGAGTTGCCTGAGATTCCTAGCTGTGTGTCAGAGCAGGGGAGGGACTTTTTGGGAAAGTGTTTGAGGAGGGACCCGAATGAGAGGTGGTCGGTGGAGGAGCTTCTTGGACACGGTTTTGTTAAGGAATGCACGGAATTGAAGTTGCTTTTGTTGGATTCAGACACTCCCACTGGTGTGTTGGAACGAGGATTTTGGGATTCCTTGGAGACAACCGAGCATGGAGCACGTGATTGTCCCTCTCCTACGGACAGAATTCGTAGTTTGTTTTCGGATGAACCCCTTTGGGTATGGAAAAacgatgatgataatgatgatgagcAATGGGTGACGGTGAGGAGCAATGAGTTCCATGAAGAATTATCCTTTCACAAAACAGACACTACTTTTAATATGGTTAGTGATGAGGAAACCGGATTCGTTACTTTATGTGAACCTAAAATTGTAGTAGAATTTAGTAGATGGAATGCTATCACTTGTGATGATTGTTATCTTAGAGGCAGAAACTGTGATTGTCGCTGCAGAGAATCATTATTGTCAGTTTGTGTGTCTGTAGTGATTGTTCTCCATGAAAAATTCGATTCTCCTCAGAtgggaatttttatttttatcatgcaTTGCTTTCTGTTACTgttctctctgtctctctctaTTTCAACgcttttcattttcatcactATAATATAA
- the LOC106774591 gene encoding B-cell receptor-associated protein 29, whose product MIQLLFTLIFSEGAMIALLLFKTPLRKLVIMGLDRLKRGRGPLVVKTVAGTILVVLLSSVYSMVNIQKHEIEDGGAINPTDQVLMAKHLLETTLMGGILFLGLMIDRLHHYIRELRIRRKGMEAVKKQTRGSEDGKFTFSEEMKSVEEERTRLRAELRRLESELQSKTKDADVAEANVSALRKQSEGFLLEYDRLLEENQNLRNKLQSLDRKLSHSGSKKNI is encoded by the exons ATGATTCAGCTTCTGTTCACGTTGATATTTTCGGAGGGTGCGATGATAGCTTTGCTGCTGTTCAAGACCCCGTTGAGGAAGCTTGTGATAATGGGGTTGGATCGGTTGAAGCGGGGTCGTGGACCCTTGGTTGTGAAGACCGTTGCAGGGACCATTCTCGTGGTGCTCTTGTCGAGTGTGTACAGTATGGTCAACATTCAGAAGCATGAGATCGAGGATGGCGGTGCCATTAATCCCACCGATCAGGTTCTCATGGCCAAGCACCTCCTTGAAACAACACTAATGG GCGGTATACTTTTTCTTGGGCTTATGATAGATAGACTACATCATTACATAAGAGAACTGCGGATTCGAAGAAAGGGCATGGAAGCTGTCAAGAAACAAACCAGAGGGTCTGAAGATGGGAAATTTACCTTTTCAGAAGAAATGAAAAGCGTGGAGGAAGAAAGAACTAGATTGAGAGCAGAACTTAGGCGCCTAGAATCTGAACTACAGTCAAAAACTAAAGACGCAGATGTTGCAGAAGCCAATGTATCTGCTCTGAGAAAACAATCTGAGGGGTTCCTTCTTGAGTATGATCGCTTACTTGAGGAAAACCAGAACCTCCGCAACAAACTACAGTCCTTGGACAGGAAATTGTCACATTCAGGTTCTAAGAAGAATATTTAA
- the LOC106775595 gene encoding probable F-box protein At4g22030, protein MGTNMLSSKCSSFSYFSARRIALSIDVPKIKVTKISTARLPNRSLVAELDYLHKYIPTTTTTHTKEDPYYSKINTDGSTTSGTSTPNSMEEVKLRLIMEVVADRIEMHKNIGAQRDNWNRLLMTSVNMITLSASAMVGLAAASPSGAPIVALKVSSTILYMAATGLILVMNKIQPSQLAEEQRNAARLFKQLHGELRTRLSLGNPSENDVEEAMEKVLALDGAYPLPLLGSMLEKLPRTVEPAVWWPRQKQRSRRKEELGGKLKGKNGWDARSEGEMRKIGMILRKKDMAEYLRLGKQVLNFNKVLAVSGPLLSGLAALGSCFLGSVSSSWPVMVGVIGGALASVVNTLEHGGQVGMVFEMYRANCGFFKLMEESIELNITEEDPHKRENGELFEIKVALQLGRSLSELRQFAAAVSSSHEERDFEEFASKLF, encoded by the coding sequence ATGGGAACCAATATGCTTTCAAGCAAATGTTCTTCTTTCTCATATTTCAGTGCAAGAAGGATAGCTTTATCAATCGATGTTCCGAAGATCAAGGTAACCAAGATCTCCACTGCAAGGCTTCCTAACAGAAGTTTGGTGGCAGAATTGGATTATCTACATAAATACATTCCAACCACCACCACAACTCATACAAAAGAAGATCCTTACTACTCCAAAATCAACACTGACGGTTCTACAACATCTGGAACAAGCACACCAAATTCCATGGAGGAGGTCAAGCTTCGTTTGATTATGGAGGTAGTAGCAGATAGAATAGAGATGCACAAGAATATTGGAGCACAGCGTGACAACTGGAACCGCCTTCTAATGACATCTGTTAATATGATCACTCTTTCTGCTTCGGCTATGGTTGGGCTTGCAGCTGCTAGTCCAAGTGGAGCACCTATTGTGGCCTTGAAGGTGTCCTCCACAATTCTTTATATGGCAGCCACAGGGTTGATTTTGGTGATGAACAAAATTCAGCCATCACAGCTTGCAGAGGAGCAGAGAAATGCTGCTAGGTTGTTCAAGCAGCTTCATGGAGAACTCAGAACAAGGCTTTCTCTAGGGAATCCTAGTGAGAATGATGTTGAAGAAGCAATGGAGAAAGTGCTTGCATTGGACGGGGCATACCCTCTTCCTCTATTGGGCTCAATGCTCGAAAAACTCCCTCGAACTGTGGAGCCAGCAGTGTGGTGGCCTAGACAGAAGCAAAGGAGTCGAAGAAAGGAAGAGTTGGGTGGGAAACTGAAAGGGAAAAATGGATGGGATGCAAGGTCAGAGGGTGAAATGAGAAAGATTGGGATGATTTTGAGAAAGAAGGACATGGCAGAGTACTTGAGGTTGGGTAAACAAGTTTTGAACTTCAACAAGGTATTAGCAGTTTCTGGTCCTCTACTATCTGGGCTTGCAGCATTGGGTTCTTGCTTTTTGGGTTCTGTTAGTTCATCTTGGCCGGTGATGGTTGGGGTTATCGGAGGAGCTTTGGCAAGTGTTGTCAACACATTAGAGCATGGGGGGCAAGTGGGGATGGTGTTTGAGATGTATAGGGCAAATTGTGGTTTCTTTAAGCTCATGGAAGAGAGCATTGAACTGAATATTACTGAAGAAGATCCtcataaaagagaaaatggGGAATTGTTTGAAATCAAAGTAGCTTTACAGCTAGGTAGGAGTCTCTCAGAACTCAGGCAATTTGCTGCTGCAGTTTCATCATCACATGAGGAGAGGGATTTTGAAGAGTTTGCAAGCAAGCTTTTCTAG
- the LOC106775359 gene encoding peroxisomal membrane protein PMP22: MGSLAKRGLNNYVKQLQENPLRTKVITAGVVSAISDIVSQKLSGIQKLQLKRLLLKVLFGAGYLGPFGHFFHLILDKIFKGKRDTKTVAKKVLIEQCTSSPLNNLLFMIYYGLVVEGQPWVNVKAKVRKDYPSVQYTAWTISPIVGWINHKFLPLHFRVVFHSVAAFFWSIFLNLRARSLALTKA, from the exons ATGGGTTCTTTGGCAAAGAGGGGTCTCAACAATTACGTCAAACAGCTCCAAGAAAACCCTTTGAGAACAAAG GTAATCACTGCAGGTGTAGTATCAGCGATCAGCGATATTGTGTCTCAGAAACTTTCTGGGATACAGAAACTTCAACTGAAACGTCTTCTTCTCAAAGTC CTTTTTGGAGCCGGTTATCTTGGACCCTTTGGAcacttttttcatttaatactgGACAAAATATTCAAAGGAAAGAGAGATACAAAAACTGTGGCGAAGAAG GTTCTGATTGAACAGTGTACATCTTCTCCTTTGAACAATCTGCTTTTCATGATTTACTACGGATTAGTTGTTGAAG GCCAACCTTGGGTGAATGTGAAAGCTAAAGTTAGGAAGGATTATCCATCAGTGCAGTACACTGCATGGACG ATCTCGCCAATTGTGGGGTGGATAAATCATAAATTCTTGCCTCTTCATTTCCGTGTTGTTTTCCACAGCGTAGCAGCATTTTTCTG gtcAATATTCTTAAATCTTCGTGCACGATCTCTAGCTTTGACTAAAGCCTGA